The proteins below come from a single Hyphomicrobium denitrificans ATCC 51888 genomic window:
- a CDS encoding cupin domain-containing protein: protein MALHHVRPGEIADLGPLGANLASAKTSAIAKTAAFEAIRLVLKAGSELPAHEVPGEIMLHCIEGRVVLTFDNRTVELSAGQWIYLDGGKRHAVSSIQDSSLLLTILFAR from the coding sequence ATGGCGTTGCATCATGTACGCCCGGGAGAAATAGCCGACCTCGGACCGCTCGGAGCAAACCTCGCCAGCGCGAAAACAAGCGCCATTGCGAAGACAGCGGCATTCGAAGCGATCCGCTTGGTCCTGAAAGCGGGAAGCGAACTCCCGGCGCACGAAGTGCCGGGCGAGATCATGCTGCATTGCATTGAGGGGCGCGTCGTTCTGACGTTCGACAATCGAACCGTCGAGCTTTCCGCTGGCCAATGGATCTATCTCGACGGCGGGAAACGCCACGCCGTCAGCAGCATCCAAGATTCCTCGCTGCTGCTGACGATCCTGTTTGCGCGCTGA
- a CDS encoding SPW repeat protein, with translation MADWNLRSTRREWDDWLGIFLGILIALAPWIVEEDGNSPVVVNAAVAGILIMVLAEADLVKFRRWIEVCQLALGVWVAASPFIFDYAASGSLRLIHIIAGVAIAALSLLELRERGPEPE, from the coding sequence ATGGCCGATTGGAATCTGAGAAGCACCCGTCGCGAATGGGACGATTGGCTCGGCATTTTCCTCGGGATCTTGATCGCGTTGGCGCCGTGGATCGTCGAAGAAGACGGCAATTCTCCCGTAGTCGTAAACGCCGCCGTTGCTGGCATCCTCATCATGGTCCTTGCCGAAGCCGATCTCGTCAAATTTCGACGCTGGATCGAGGTCTGCCAGCTGGCGTTGGGCGTGTGGGTTGCGGCTTCGCCCTTCATCTTCGACTACGCAGCAAGCGGCAGTCTGCGCCTCATCCATATCATCGCTGGCGTTGCAATTGCCGCGCTGAGCCTGCTCGAACTGCGGGAGCGCGGACCGGAACCCGAATAA
- a CDS encoding ferredoxin--NADP reductase: protein MTAFTSEQVLSVTHWTDTLFSFTATRSPSLRFDSGQFVMMGLEIEGRPLTRAYSVVSAAYDDYLEFLSIKVPDGALTSKLQHIKEGDRILVGRKPTGTLILPNLKPGRNLYLLGTGTGLAPFMSIIRDPEAYERFDKVILMHGCRLVSELAYGDRIMRELPQDEYIGEAIRSKLIYFPTVTREPFKNRGRVTELLKSPEFYAEINLPVISSEHDRVMICGSPSMLSELKTFCIDQGFKEGNSGEPGDFVIEKAFVEK from the coding sequence ATGACGGCTTTCACCAGCGAACAAGTGCTCTCGGTCACGCATTGGACCGACACTCTTTTCAGCTTCACGGCAACGCGAAGCCCGAGCCTCCGCTTCGACAGCGGCCAATTCGTGATGATGGGCCTGGAGATCGAAGGCCGGCCCCTGACGCGCGCCTATAGCGTCGTGAGCGCCGCCTACGACGACTACCTCGAATTCTTGAGCATCAAGGTTCCAGACGGCGCGCTGACATCGAAACTGCAGCACATCAAGGAAGGCGACCGCATTCTCGTCGGACGCAAGCCGACCGGCACATTGATCCTTCCGAACTTGAAGCCCGGCAGAAACCTCTATCTCCTCGGCACGGGCACCGGCCTCGCACCGTTCATGAGCATCATTCGCGACCCCGAAGCCTACGAACGCTTCGACAAGGTCATCCTCATGCATGGATGCCGTCTTGTTTCCGAACTCGCTTACGGCGACAGGATCATGCGCGAGCTTCCACAAGACGAATATATCGGCGAGGCGATCCGCTCCAAGCTCATCTATTTCCCGACTGTCACGCGCGAGCCCTTCAAAAATCGCGGCCGCGTCACCGAGCTTTTGAAATCGCCGGAATTCTATGCCGAGATCAATCTGCCGGTGATTTCGAGCGAGCACGATCGCGTCATGATCTGTGGCAGCCCTTCGATGCTAAGCGAACTGAAGACATTCTGCATCGACCAAGGCTTCAAGGAAGGCAACTCCGGCGAGCCGGGCGATTTCGTCATCGAAAAAGCTTTCGTCGAAAAATAA